One genomic region from Armatimonadota bacterium encodes:
- a CDS encoding alpha-L-fucosidase, translating to MLAAFVIALPAAAQEETREQKDARMKWWREARFGMFIHWGLYAVPAGTWNGKQIGGIGEWIMHQAKIPVKDYAELAGQFNPVKFNADEWVSIAKNAGMKYIIITAKHHDGFAMFKSAASPFNIYDATPFKRDPLAELAEACRRQGMKLGFYYSEAQDWHHPGGAAAGGHWDPAQDGDMDEYIRKIAVPQVRELLSNYGPLGVLWWDTPTGMTPERAREFLPLLKLQPGIITNNRLGGGYGGDIETPEQHIPATGYKDRDWETCMTMNDTWGYKSYDNNWKSVETLLRNLVDIASKGGNYLLNVGPTAEGLIPQPSVARLAAIGKWLEANGESIYATNAGPFKKLPWGRCTTKPGKLYLHVFHWPTDGVLNVPMSATVSRAYLLAETGKVLTVSSSDRGCAIQLPATAPDPIDTVVVAEVSGTVEPLAATLVQEKDGTIRLNAADAEIVGENAKLEGQKDLNIGFWTNVNDFAQWQVRVDKPGAFEVEVTYACDTNSGDSEYVVVIGNQAVVGRTEVTGSWTNYRTVSLGGIRLNDPGVFNAMVRGLRKPGLALMNLRSVVLKPVAE from the coding sequence ATGCTCGCGGCGTTCGTGATAGCGCTGCCCGCAGCGGCGCAGGAAGAGACGCGCGAACAGAAGGACGCACGGATGAAGTGGTGGCGCGAGGCCCGGTTCGGGATGTTCATCCACTGGGGACTGTACGCGGTTCCGGCGGGAACTTGGAACGGGAAGCAGATCGGCGGCATCGGCGAATGGATTATGCACCAGGCGAAGATCCCGGTGAAGGACTACGCCGAGCTTGCCGGGCAATTCAACCCCGTGAAGTTCAATGCGGATGAGTGGGTGTCGATCGCGAAAAACGCCGGGATGAAGTACATCATCATCACCGCGAAGCACCACGACGGATTCGCGATGTTCAAGTCGGCCGCGAGCCCGTTCAACATCTACGACGCCACACCTTTCAAGCGCGACCCTCTCGCGGAACTGGCCGAAGCGTGCCGCAGGCAGGGCATGAAGCTGGGTTTCTACTACTCGGAGGCCCAGGACTGGCATCATCCGGGCGGGGCAGCGGCCGGCGGTCACTGGGACCCGGCGCAGGACGGAGATATGGACGAGTACATCCGCAAGATCGCGGTTCCCCAGGTGCGGGAGCTCCTCTCGAACTACGGACCGCTGGGGGTACTGTGGTGGGACACTCCCACAGGTATGACCCCGGAGCGCGCCCGGGAGTTTCTGCCCCTGCTCAAGCTGCAGCCGGGGATCATCACCAACAACCGGCTGGGTGGGGGATACGGCGGCGACATCGAGACCCCTGAACAGCACATCCCGGCCACGGGCTACAAGGACAGGGACTGGGAGACGTGCATGACGATGAATGACACGTGGGGCTACAAGTCCTACGACAACAACTGGAAGTCAGTGGAGACGCTCCTGCGCAATCTGGTGGACATTGCCAGCAAAGGCGGGAACTACCTGCTGAATGTCGGGCCGACCGCCGAGGGGCTCATCCCACAACCCAGTGTGGCGCGTCTCGCAGCAATCGGCAAGTGGCTCGAGGCCAACGGCGAATCGATCTACGCCACGAACGCCGGACCCTTCAAGAAGCTGCCCTGGGGCCGGTGCACCACGAAACCGGGCAAGCTTTATCTGCACGTGTTCCACTGGCCGACCGACGGTGTGCTGAATGTACCCATGTCGGCCACGGTTTCGCGAGCATACCTGCTGGCCGAGACGGGCAAGGTGCTGACCGTGAGCAGCTCCGATCGCGGCTGCGCTATCCAGCTTCCAGCGACCGCACCGGACCCCATCGACACGGTGGTGGTGGCCGAAGTGTCCGGGACTGTGGAGCCGTTGGCGGCGACACTGGTGCAGGAAAAGGACGGGACGATCCGGCTCAATGCGGCGGACGCCGAGATCGTCGGCGAAAATGCGAAGCTGGAGGGACAGAAAGACCTGAACATTGGCTTCTGGACCAATGTGAATGACTTCGCGCAATGGCAGGTGCGGGTGGACAAGCCGGGGGCATTTGAGGTCGAGGTGACTTACGCCTGCGACACTAACAGCGGGGACAGCGAGTACGTGGTGGTTATCGGGAACCAGGCGGTGGTGGGCAGGACCGAGGTCACTGGAAGCTGGACGAACTATCGCACTGTAAGCCTCGGTGGCATACGGCTCAATGACCCGGGAGTGTTCAATGCGATGGTGCGAGGCCTGCGCAAGCCGGGCCTGGCGCTGATGAACCTGCGGTCTGTTGTGCTGAAACCGGTTGCCGAGTAG
- a CDS encoding 5'-nucleotidase C-terminal domain-containing protein, translating into MHPTTRLSRRLAPLLALLTVISSAGADCYFTILHFNDFHGYLEPVKSGDETVGGIARIATAADGVQRWNRDHGNATLFVEAGDILQGTPMSMIYRGEPDVKCLNLMDLDLMCVGNHEFDFGQDNFHRIAGMAEFGILSANIYREADGQRLVNPWALLPLPDGTQCAIIGLTSKDTAVETLPKNVAGLRFADPIEECRRLLVEIGGQAEFLVALSHLGYEEDLKLAAACPELDVIIGAHSHTVLERPVRVGKTLICQAGSYGRYLGQLDMLVRDGDVAKHRGFLREMNDAVPQDPEVKAVVDAYAEKLEERLGEVIARTMVDLDGERDNLRSRETNLGNLICDLLREYTRADVCLVNAGGIRASIPAGPITVGSVLKAVPFSNRIATKRVSGDQLWRALERSASLERPAGGFFQVSGVSLVIDGKALESVMVGDKPLDRSATYTLAAPEFLLQGGDGYEVMTEGEEPVYLGFTDNAIVIDTLKERGTVSPAIEGRIVIK; encoded by the coding sequence ATGCACCCAACGACCAGACTGAGTCGTCGTCTGGCGCCCTTGCTGGCTCTGCTTACAGTCATCAGCTCGGCAGGGGCCGACTGCTACTTCACCATCCTGCACTTCAATGATTTCCATGGATACCTGGAGCCGGTGAAAAGCGGCGACGAGACGGTGGGGGGCATCGCGCGCATTGCTACGGCTGCGGATGGGGTCCAGCGGTGGAACCGTGATCACGGCAACGCCACGCTCTTCGTGGAGGCAGGGGACATACTCCAGGGCACACCCATGTCCATGATTTATCGGGGCGAGCCGGATGTGAAATGCCTGAACCTCATGGACCTGGACCTCATGTGCGTGGGCAACCACGAGTTCGATTTTGGCCAGGACAACTTCCATCGCATCGCGGGCATGGCCGAGTTCGGAATCCTGTCGGCCAATATCTACCGCGAGGCCGACGGGCAGCGCCTCGTGAACCCCTGGGCCCTCCTGCCCCTGCCTGACGGGACCCAATGCGCCATCATTGGCTTGACGTCCAAGGATACCGCGGTGGAGACGCTCCCGAAAAACGTGGCCGGACTGCGTTTTGCCGACCCCATCGAGGAATGCCGCAGGCTGCTGGTTGAGATCGGTGGACAGGCGGAATTCCTGGTCGCGCTCAGTCACCTCGGCTATGAGGAGGACCTCAAGCTCGCGGCGGCCTGCCCGGAGCTTGATGTGATCATCGGCGCCCACAGCCATACCGTGCTGGAACGGCCCGTGCGAGTGGGCAAGACCCTCATCTGCCAGGCCGGGAGCTACGGGCGGTATCTGGGGCAACTTGATATGCTGGTTCGCGATGGGGACGTGGCGAAACACCGCGGATTCCTGCGTGAGATGAATGACGCCGTGCCCCAAGACCCGGAGGTCAAGGCGGTTGTGGACGCGTACGCGGAGAAGCTCGAGGAGCGGCTGGGGGAGGTGATCGCCAGGACCATGGTGGACCTGGACGGCGAGCGGGACAACCTGCGCAGCCGGGAGACCAATCTGGGCAACCTGATCTGCGACCTGCTGCGTGAGTACACTCGGGCGGATGTCTGCCTCGTGAACGCCGGCGGCATTCGCGCATCCATTCCCGCCGGGCCGATCACGGTTGGCTCGGTACTCAAGGCGGTACCCTTCAGCAACCGCATTGCCACCAAGCGCGTCTCCGGGGACCAGCTCTGGCGGGCCCTGGAGCGGTCGGCAAGTCTGGAGCGTCCCGCCGGCGGGTTCTTCCAGGTGTCCGGGGTGAGCCTTGTGATCGACGGCAAGGCGCTGGAGTCCGTGATGGTGGGGGACAAGCCGCTGGACCGCAGCGCCACGTATACACTTGCGGCTCCCGAGTTTCTGCTGCAGGGCGGGGACGGGTACGAGGTCATGACCGAGGGCGAGGAGCCGGTGTACCTGGGGTTCACCGACAACGCGATCGTGATCGATACCCTCAAGGAACGCGGGACAGTGAGCCCGGCAATTGAGGGGAGAATTGTGATCAAGTAG
- a CDS encoding SUMF1/EgtB/PvdO family nonheme iron enzyme, whose amino-acid sequence MWAYHGSLAASVLLLALPCFGQPNVPEGMVLVPAGEFTMGSEGKAIDEDAMERPVHTVSLPAFLIDRLEVTVAEYAGFLNEAKRTADDQGREFLGMPAYSPVEQVNGEWRPKPGRERFPMTNVTWYGARAYAQWAGKRLPTEAEWEKAARGTDARKFPWGAGLDYGRMRFGQDAIGPVGEKPAGASPFGCLDMAGNAWEWTSSLFKPYPYAADDGREDPATEGRRVARGGSWTGEPHIATTTYRFRPEPDFAHAYLGFRCARDVE is encoded by the coding sequence ATGTGGGCCTATCACGGATCGCTGGCTGCAAGTGTCTTGCTTCTTGCGCTTCCTTGCTTCGGACAGCCGAATGTCCCCGAAGGAATGGTGCTTGTTCCTGCGGGGGAGTTCACCATGGGCAGCGAAGGCAAGGCCATCGATGAGGATGCGATGGAGCGACCGGTGCACACCGTCAGCCTCCCGGCCTTCCTTATCGACCGCCTCGAGGTGACCGTTGCTGAATATGCAGGGTTCCTGAATGAGGCGAAGCGCACGGCCGATGATCAGGGACGGGAATTCCTGGGCATGCCGGCCTATTCACCCGTCGAGCAGGTGAATGGTGAATGGCGGCCAAAGCCGGGCAGGGAGCGATTCCCGATGACCAATGTGACCTGGTACGGCGCGCGGGCCTACGCGCAATGGGCCGGCAAGCGCCTGCCCACCGAGGCCGAGTGGGAGAAAGCCGCTCGGGGCACCGACGCGCGGAAGTTCCCCTGGGGCGCGGGATTGGACTACGGGCGCATGCGTTTCGGGCAGGACGCCATCGGTCCCGTGGGGGAGAAGCCCGCCGGCGCTTCACCCTTCGGCTGCCTGGATATGGCCGGTAACGCCTGGGAATGGACCAGCAGCCTGTTCAAGCCCTACCCGTATGCCGCCGACGATGGGCGGGAAGATCCGGCGACCGAGGGCAGGAGAGTTGCCAGGGGAGGCAGCTGGACCGGGGAGCCGCATATCGCCACGACGACGTACCGCTTCAGGCCCGAGCCCGACTTCGCTCATGCCTACCTCGGATTCCGCTGCGCTAGGGACGTGGAGTAA
- a CDS encoding DUF1559 domain-containing protein, translated as MRRSGFTLIELLVVIAIIAILAAILFPVFARAREKARQSSCLSNAKQIGLGLLMYAQDWDERLPASYQWVTEPNQWPLYSWRHAMLSYVKNNQIFVCPSDGSPGNDPTSPSLGPVSYSANIALMPGVRGQFNASIGGITHPAETFMIFDAWASSRWCAQNNSVIGGGAACYARPCGIRPDGVDLTRHNDGFNVCLADGHAKWYKGGDADRNVAAYWNKTR; from the coding sequence ATGCGCAGAAGTGGTTTCACACTGATCGAATTGCTCGTCGTCATCGCGATCATCGCGATCCTTGCCGCAATCCTCTTTCCCGTGTTCGCCCGTGCTCGCGAGAAGGCCCGGCAGTCAAGTTGTCTGTCAAACGCGAAGCAGATCGGCCTTGGGCTGCTGATGTACGCGCAGGACTGGGACGAGCGGCTCCCCGCCTCATACCAGTGGGTAACCGAGCCCAACCAGTGGCCGCTGTATTCCTGGCGCCATGCGATGCTGAGCTACGTGAAAAACAACCAGATCTTCGTCTGCCCGTCCGATGGGTCTCCCGGCAATGACCCGACATCCCCGTCTCTCGGACCAGTCAGCTACTCTGCCAACATTGCCCTGATGCCTGGCGTCCGCGGCCAGTTCAATGCTTCCATAGGGGGCATTACGCATCCCGCGGAGACTTTTATGATCTTTGACGCGTGGGCATCCAGTCGCTGGTGCGCCCAGAATAACTCGGTCATCGGTGGCGGCGCTGCGTGCTATGCCCGGCCCTGTGGAATCCGGCCTGACGGGGTCGACCTGACCCGCCACAATGACGGGTTCAACGTCTGTCTCGCCGACGGCCATGCCAAGTGGTACAAAGGTGGCGACGCTGACAGGAACGTGGCCGCTTACTGGAATAAGACCCGCTAA
- a CDS encoding glycoside hydrolase family 99-like domain-containing protein codes for MNLLCTVLTALCFPVLAADYPVPEPRPVKTDVQVGAYIFPGWSAGRGDSYGEWKLIAKFAHPRPILGFYDDSLPEVADWHINWALEAGISWFAFDWYWNSGEKHLHGALESGFLNARYNERMKFAIHWCNHDVGGWAPVDNSAAGIETMLRYCADNYFTRPNYLKIGDRPVFMIWNIDTVLEANGGPNGFKTDLLPRLNAICHEKGLGDLFLVLVHNAPERVRDIPVGDAFTGYSYAALTTQTVFSRPGSAPYSELVEALPNHWKRLHSGPKPFITSTQSGWDDMPRTLGWGNDTRWARTDNTADLFEQTLRDGKAQVKPDLPLFIIEAWNEWGEGSFIEPSKEFGFGHLDAIRRVFAPGAGPNDWARPTPEQVDSYSILQGETLAAARARELEPDPTPTVVERKMDLTADPETLPGEVVAEWRFDSEETAQAIQPRMHVELQGIRDGRAVFRITGGDPQLWLEGGWPQAGNKVAVAFRVRSSQANWRWAELFWAGEGQTFVGERGHKHDWQADGEPHTYVLSFRPGHEPQGFLKAFRIDPPWGTDYEIELEWIKVLRLGE; via the coding sequence ATGAACCTGCTCTGCACGGTGCTGACCGCCCTGTGTTTCCCTGTACTCGCCGCCGATTACCCGGTTCCTGAACCACGTCCGGTCAAGACTGACGTCCAGGTGGGCGCCTATATATTCCCCGGCTGGAGCGCCGGACGGGGAGACAGCTACGGTGAGTGGAAGCTCATCGCGAAATTCGCCCACCCGCGCCCGATTCTCGGCTTCTACGATGATTCTCTGCCCGAAGTGGCCGACTGGCACATCAACTGGGCGCTGGAGGCGGGCATCTCCTGGTTCGCCTTCGACTGGTACTGGAACAGCGGCGAGAAGCACCTGCACGGGGCCCTGGAGAGTGGCTTCCTGAACGCGCGGTACAATGAGCGGATGAAGTTCGCAATCCACTGGTGCAACCACGATGTTGGCGGCTGGGCGCCGGTGGACAACAGCGCGGCGGGCATTGAGACCATGCTGCGATACTGCGCGGACAACTACTTCACCAGGCCCAACTACCTGAAAATCGGCGACCGCCCCGTATTCATGATCTGGAATATCGACACGGTGCTTGAGGCCAATGGCGGTCCGAATGGGTTCAAGACGGACCTCCTGCCCCGGCTCAACGCCATCTGCCACGAGAAAGGCCTGGGGGACCTGTTCTTGGTGCTGGTCCACAATGCTCCGGAACGGGTGCGAGACATTCCGGTGGGCGACGCCTTCACCGGATACAGCTACGCCGCGCTCACTACCCAGACGGTCTTCAGCAGGCCCGGCAGTGCCCCGTATTCCGAACTCGTGGAGGCCCTCCCGAATCACTGGAAGCGCCTGCATTCGGGACCCAAGCCCTTCATCACCTCCACCCAGTCGGGCTGGGATGACATGCCGCGCACTCTCGGATGGGGCAACGACACCCGCTGGGCACGCACTGACAACACAGCGGACCTGTTCGAGCAGACCCTCCGCGACGGCAAGGCGCAGGTGAAGCCTGACTTGCCGCTGTTTATCATCGAAGCCTGGAACGAGTGGGGCGAGGGTTCGTTCATCGAGCCCAGCAAGGAGTTCGGGTTTGGGCATCTCGACGCGATTCGCCGGGTATTCGCCCCGGGTGCAGGCCCCAATGACTGGGCGCGGCCAACGCCGGAACAGGTGGACTCATACAGCATCCTGCAGGGCGAGACACTCGCGGCAGCCCGTGCCCGGGAGCTCGAGCCTGACCCGACCCCAACCGTGGTTGAGCGCAAGATGGACCTGACCGCGGACCCCGAGACGCTCCCCGGGGAGGTGGTGGCCGAATGGCGCTTCGATAGCGAGGAGACCGCGCAGGCCATCCAGCCCCGGATGCACGTGGAGTTACAGGGCATTCGCGACGGGAGAGCGGTGTTCAGGATCACCGGCGGCGACCCGCAGTTGTGGCTCGAAGGTGGCTGGCCGCAGGCGGGGAACAAGGTTGCCGTGGCCTTCCGAGTGCGCAGCTCCCAGGCCAACTGGCGCTGGGCTGAGCTTTTCTGGGCCGGTGAGGGGCAGACATTCGTGGGCGAACGCGGCCACAAGCATGACTGGCAGGCCGACGGTGAGCCGCACACCTATGTGCTCAGCTTCCGGCCGGGGCATGAGCCGCAGGGGTTCTTGAAAGCCTTCCGCATCGACCCGCCGTGGGGAACGGACTACGAGATCGAACTTGAGTGGATCAAGGTGCTGAGGTTGGGGGAGTGA